One Prevotella melaninogenica DNA window includes the following coding sequences:
- a CDS encoding HlyD family secretion protein, translated as MSDNKIELRSEKVRHIIGEIPSRIVRYGITIITIVMLGLLIGAYFIPYPETISAKVQMTNAYQGAITIPYKYVNTIARGMTANIEFEGYDAETYGVANAVITATSHIPLQTEAGSVFTAQVRITDYKYNLVSGMTGTVSILESNESVLQRIVKRITNII; from the coding sequence ATGTCAGACAACAAGATAGAACTCCGTAGCGAGAAAGTAAGGCATATCATTGGCGAGATACCATCAAGGATTGTCCGTTATGGTATCACGATTATCACCATTGTGATGTTGGGACTACTGATAGGCGCATATTTTATACCTTATCCCGAAACCATCAGTGCAAAGGTGCAGATGACAAATGCCTATCAAGGCGCAATAACCATTCCATATAAATATGTGAATACGATAGCAAGAGGAATGACGGCAAACATTGAGTTTGAGGGTTACGATGCAGAAACATACGGAGTTGCAAATGCTGTAATAACAGCCACATCGCATATACCCTTACAAACGGAAGCTGGTAGTGTATTCACGGCACAGGTAAGGATAACGGATTACAAGTATAATCTTGTAAGCGGGATGACAGGCACGGTATCTATACTTGAAAGTAATGAAAGCGTACTTCAAAGGATTGTCAAGAGAATAACAAATATCATATGA
- a CDS encoding peptidase domain-containing ABC transporter — MNKNFIICKQYDSMQCGIACLAMICKYYGKKYSMDCLNQLCFATTEGVSLLSITRAAETLGFKTVGARCEVSNLVNKNLPCILHWNQNHFVVLYKLKKGKTFYIADPGKGLIRYKLEEFKEHWISTKQDGAEKGVAVFLYPTEKFYKRKDIDRREEHLFKFLFGYIKKYKKYFGQIVLGLFVGCLLQLILPFLTQSIVDVGIKNQNIGFIWLILLGQLMLTVSRTAIDFIRRWLLLHISLRINISLVSDFFIKLLKLPMSFFDTKLMGDLMQRMGDHSRVNTFLTQQTLSIVFSLFTFVVFSIVLLFYNWLVFAIFMLGSLLYGGWLALFLRRRKVLDYELFEQQAINNNKTYEFITSMQEIKLQDCEQRRRWEWEDVQADLFGVQMKSLKLQQTQEAGSIFINELKNIVITVVAATAVIHGQLTLGMMLAVQYIIGQLNSPVEQLMSFFYSVQDVKISLERINEIHRMDDENGKQGLETSVKEEDKGIDLENVNFKYDPHALKIIIDDVSLTIPKGKVTAIVGASGSGKTTLIKLMLGYYPVLEGQITIGGTDVNTLNKKWWRRQCGVVMQDGVIFSESIARNIAVDDGEIDKERLQRAAEIACIHNYVMGLPLKYNTKIGRDGVGLSQGQKQRILIARAVYKNPDYIFLDEATNSLDANNERMIVEHLDEFYKGKTVVIVAHRLSTVKNADQIVVLDKGKVVEIGNHEALTAKQGAYYNLVKNQLELGN; from the coding sequence ATGAATAAGAATTTCATTATTTGTAAACAATATGATTCAATGCAATGTGGGATTGCATGTTTGGCTATGATATGCAAATATTATGGCAAGAAATATTCAATGGATTGTCTTAACCAGTTATGTTTTGCAACTACAGAAGGTGTCTCTCTATTGAGTATTACTAGGGCTGCAGAGACACTTGGATTTAAGACTGTTGGAGCTAGGTGTGAGGTAAGTAATCTGGTTAATAAGAATCTCCCCTGCATCCTCCACTGGAATCAGAACCATTTTGTAGTGCTGTATAAATTGAAGAAAGGCAAGACATTCTATATTGCTGACCCAGGAAAAGGACTCATTAGGTATAAGCTTGAGGAGTTTAAGGAGCACTGGATTAGTACAAAGCAGGACGGAGCGGAGAAAGGAGTAGCTGTGTTCCTATATCCGACGGAAAAATTCTATAAGCGAAAAGACATAGACAGGAGGGAGGAACACCTGTTTAAGTTCCTCTTTGGTTACATCAAAAAGTACAAAAAATACTTTGGGCAGATCGTACTGGGCTTATTTGTAGGTTGCCTTCTGCAGCTTATCCTCCCTTTCCTCACGCAGTCAATCGTGGATGTGGGCATTAAAAACCAGAACATCGGTTTTATATGGCTGATACTCTTAGGGCAACTGATGCTTACCGTGAGCCGTACTGCCATCGACTTTATTCGCCGTTGGCTGCTGTTGCATATTTCGCTGCGCATAAACATCTCATTGGTAAGCGACTTTTTCATCAAACTTTTGAAGCTGCCAATGTCGTTCTTCGATACAAAATTGATGGGTGACCTCATGCAACGCATGGGCGACCACAGTAGGGTGAACACGTTTCTGACGCAACAGACGCTCAGTATCGTATTCTCACTCTTCACCTTTGTGGTGTTCAGCATCGTACTGCTATTCTATAATTGGCTCGTCTTTGCCATCTTCATGCTTGGCAGTCTGCTTTATGGCGGTTGGCTTGCACTCTTCCTCAGGCGCAGAAAGGTACTCGACTACGAACTCTTTGAGCAACAAGCTATCAACAACAATAAAACCTACGAGTTTATCACCTCCATGCAGGAAATAAAGCTCCAAGACTGCGAGCAGCGCAGACGCTGGGAATGGGAAGACGTGCAGGCAGACCTCTTTGGAGTGCAGATGAAATCGCTGAAACTCCAGCAGACACAGGAGGCTGGCAGCATCTTCATCAACGAACTAAAGAACATTGTCATCACGGTAGTGGCAGCAACAGCCGTCATTCATGGACAACTCACGCTGGGTATGATGCTTGCCGTGCAGTACATCATAGGACAACTTAACTCGCCCGTGGAACAGTTGATGAGTTTCTTCTACTCCGTACAAGATGTAAAGATAAGCCTTGAACGTATCAACGAAATCCACCGTATGGACGATGAGAACGGAAAGCAAGGATTGGAAACCTCTGTGAAAGAAGAGGATAAGGGCATAGACCTTGAAAACGTAAACTTCAAATACGACCCACACGCACTGAAGATCATCATTGATGATGTGAGCCTCACTATCCCCAAAGGTAAGGTAACTGCCATTGTGGGCGCATCGGGAAGCGGTAAGACCACCCTCATCAAACTGATGTTAGGCTATTATCCTGTATTGGAAGGACAAATCACCATTGGCGGAACAGATGTGAACACACTCAATAAGAAATGGTGGCGCAGACAATGTGGTGTGGTGATGCAAGACGGTGTCATCTTCTCTGAATCCATTGCACGCAACATTGCCGTTGATGATGGAGAGATTGACAAGGAGCGGTTGCAAAGGGCAGCCGAAATAGCTTGTATTCATAACTATGTAATGGGACTTCCCTTAAAATACAACACTAAGATTGGTCGCGATGGCGTTGGTTTGAGCCAAGGACAGAAACAGCGTATCTTGATAGCAAGAGCCGTGTACAAGAACCCCGATTATATTTTCCTTGATGAAGCCACCAACTCGCTCGATGCCAATAACGAGCGCATGATTGTGGAGCATCTGGATGAGTTCTACAAAGGCAAGACCGTGGTTATCGTGGCTCACCGATTAAGTACGGTGAAGAATGCTGATCAAATAGTGGTATTGGATAAAGGCAAGGTGGTAGAAATTGGCAACCACGAAGCACTCACGGCAAAGCAGGGTGCATACTATAACCTTGTAAAGAATCAATTGGAATTGGGCAACTAA